In Trifolium pratense cultivar HEN17-A07 linkage group LG7, ARS_RC_1.1, whole genome shotgun sequence, a genomic segment contains:
- the LOC123899639 gene encoding BEL1-like homeodomain protein 9 isoform X1: MQDLFQVRNANYSSPEISNFLITSNPLEYQELGASTAEPNRLIMHQHHQQHYGSFPHSPQHKQQYYSELISDFGNCRNRTVPHQVIVTDWLLNGEMHQNHSLQDIVNNRPDSNMASLMHHNAGQGNCVGNASESELQQNHLNFGWKNQTDSNKQSLSLSLSSNVSKNKAFNVSQFDQVGTSTSRDEFQTMKYVKPSIISKDCGKSLQDMVVGMIPNSKISTVGPLGPFTGYATVLKNSRFLKIAQNLLDEFCSKFVTTYDVLETEFASKGSNYSCSSSSMFHSADLVARSNFGVSMRPDYQQIKTKLMCMQEEVSRRYKQYHQQMQMVFASFESVAGLNSATPYITLAMKSVSKHFKSLNNAISNQLKLISEVLRNDSSIPTTNNSSKLIDTNVASLKCMDQNLQKNKPDKGPAGFHDPQLQHVWRPQRGFPERAVGILKAWLFEHFLHPYPTDIDKHMLATQTGLSRNQVSNWFINARVRVWKPMVEEVHMLDKKTTDTGESSSPNEGTFGTVSSSNQLRMDKASNKYVMQSIPEDQIQYMEFGSISIDTNAEENEAEQWRQEKRSKLECGMSSRMDGTLMDFLPYRHSGHDVVQSLGLDLFH; this comes from the exons ATGCAGGATCTTTTTCAAGTTAGAAATGCCAATTATTCATCACCAGAAATCTCCAACTTCTTAATTACTTCAAATCCTTTGGAGTATCAAGAACTAGGTGCAAGTACAGCAGAACCAAATAGGTTAATAATGCATCAGCATCATCAGCAACACTATGGTTCATTTCCTCATTCTCCTCAACACAAACAACAGTACTATTCTGAGCTTATAAGTGATTTTGGAAATTGTAGAAACAGAACTGTTCCACATCAAGTCATTGTCACTGATTGGCTTCTAAATGGTGAAATGCATCAGAATCATTCCCTGCAAGATATTGTCAATAATAGGCCAGACTCAAACATGGCATCACTCATGCATCATAATGCAGGTCAAGGAAATTGTGTAGGAAATGCTTCTGAAAGTgaacttcaacaaaatcactTAAATTTTGGATGGAAAAATCAAACTGATTCAAATAAGCAAAGCTTATCATTATCACTTTCGTCAAATGTTTCTAAAAACAAGGCTTTTAATGTTTCTCAGTTTGATCAAGTGGGAACTTCAACTTCAAGAGATGAATTTCAAACTATGAAGTATGTGAAGCCTTCAATCATTTCTAAAGATTGTGGAAAATCACTTCAAGACATGGTAGTTGGAATGATACCAAATTCAAAGATTAGTACTGTTGGTCCACTTGGTCCTTTTACTGGTTATGCTACTGTTCTTAAGAATTCAAGATTCTTAAAGATTGCTCAAAATTTGTTAGATGAGTTTTGTTCAAAATTTGTGACAACTTATGATGTTTTAGAAACTGAGTTTGCTTCTAAAGGAAGTAATTAttcatgttcttcatcatctatGTTTCATAGTGCTGATTTGGTGGCTAGAAGTAACTTTGGTGTTTCTATGAGACCAGATTATCAACAGATTAAAACTAAGCTTATGTGCATGCAAGAGGAG GTCAGCAGGCGATACAAGCAGTACCATCAACAAATGCAAATGGTTTTTGCATCATTTGAATCAGTAGCAGGTCTTAATTCAGCTACTCCTTACATCACCTTAGCTATGAAGTCAGTATCAAAACACTTCAAGAGCTTAAACAATGCTATTTCAAATCAGCTTAAACTTATAAGCGAAGTCTTGCGAAATGATTCATCGATACCAACCACAAACAACAGTAGCAAACTAATTGACACTAATGTGGCAAGCCTAAAGTGCATGGACCAAAACCTACAAAAGAACAAACCTGACAAGGGTCCAGCAGGTTTTCATGATCCACAACTACAGCATGTTTGGAGGCCTCAAAGAGGTTTTCCCGAACGTGCAGTGGGGATCCTTAAAGCTTGGTTGTTTGAACATTTTCTTCATCC TTATCCAACAGACATTGACAAACACATGTTGGCCACTCAGACAGGACTTTCGCGAAACCAG GTATCGAATTGGTTTATCAATGCTCGAGTTCGTGTGTGGAAGCCGATGGTTGAGGAAGTACACATGCTTGATAAAAAAACAACAGATACCGGTGAGAGTTCCAGTCCAAACGAGGGAACTTTTGGCACTGTAAGTAGTTCTAACCAGCTCCGAATGGATAAGGCATCAAACAAGTACGTTATGCAATCAATACCTGAAGACCAAATTCAATATATGGAATTTGGTTCAATATCTATAGATACAAATGCAGAGGAAAATGAAGCGGAACAATGGAGACAAGAGAAGCGGTCGAAATTGGAATGCGGAATGAGTTCAAGAATGGATGGAACATTGATGGATTTTTTACCATATAGACATAGTGGACATGATGTTGTGCAATCACTTGGATTGGATCTGTTTCATTGA
- the LOC123899639 gene encoding BEL1-like homeodomain protein 9 isoform X2 yields the protein MHQHHQQHYGSFPHSPQHKQQYYSELISDFGNCRNRTVPHQVIVTDWLLNGEMHQNHSLQDIVNNRPDSNMASLMHHNAGQGNCVGNASESELQQNHLNFGWKNQTDSNKQSLSLSLSSNVSKNKAFNVSQFDQVGTSTSRDEFQTMKYVKPSIISKDCGKSLQDMVVGMIPNSKISTVGPLGPFTGYATVLKNSRFLKIAQNLLDEFCSKFVTTYDVLETEFASKGSNYSCSSSSMFHSADLVARSNFGVSMRPDYQQIKTKLMCMQEEVSRRYKQYHQQMQMVFASFESVAGLNSATPYITLAMKSVSKHFKSLNNAISNQLKLISEVLRNDSSIPTTNNSSKLIDTNVASLKCMDQNLQKNKPDKGPAGFHDPQLQHVWRPQRGFPERAVGILKAWLFEHFLHPYPTDIDKHMLATQTGLSRNQVSNWFINARVRVWKPMVEEVHMLDKKTTDTGESSSPNEGTFGTVSSSNQLRMDKASNKYVMQSIPEDQIQYMEFGSISIDTNAEENEAEQWRQEKRSKLECGMSSRMDGTLMDFLPYRHSGHDVVQSLGLDLFH from the exons ATGCATCAGCATCATCAGCAACACTATGGTTCATTTCCTCATTCTCCTCAACACAAACAACAGTACTATTCTGAGCTTATAAGTGATTTTGGAAATTGTAGAAACAGAACTGTTCCACATCAAGTCATTGTCACTGATTGGCTTCTAAATGGTGAAATGCATCAGAATCATTCCCTGCAAGATATTGTCAATAATAGGCCAGACTCAAACATGGCATCACTCATGCATCATAATGCAGGTCAAGGAAATTGTGTAGGAAATGCTTCTGAAAGTgaacttcaacaaaatcactTAAATTTTGGATGGAAAAATCAAACTGATTCAAATAAGCAAAGCTTATCATTATCACTTTCGTCAAATGTTTCTAAAAACAAGGCTTTTAATGTTTCTCAGTTTGATCAAGTGGGAACTTCAACTTCAAGAGATGAATTTCAAACTATGAAGTATGTGAAGCCTTCAATCATTTCTAAAGATTGTGGAAAATCACTTCAAGACATGGTAGTTGGAATGATACCAAATTCAAAGATTAGTACTGTTGGTCCACTTGGTCCTTTTACTGGTTATGCTACTGTTCTTAAGAATTCAAGATTCTTAAAGATTGCTCAAAATTTGTTAGATGAGTTTTGTTCAAAATTTGTGACAACTTATGATGTTTTAGAAACTGAGTTTGCTTCTAAAGGAAGTAATTAttcatgttcttcatcatctatGTTTCATAGTGCTGATTTGGTGGCTAGAAGTAACTTTGGTGTTTCTATGAGACCAGATTATCAACAGATTAAAACTAAGCTTATGTGCATGCAAGAGGAG GTCAGCAGGCGATACAAGCAGTACCATCAACAAATGCAAATGGTTTTTGCATCATTTGAATCAGTAGCAGGTCTTAATTCAGCTACTCCTTACATCACCTTAGCTATGAAGTCAGTATCAAAACACTTCAAGAGCTTAAACAATGCTATTTCAAATCAGCTTAAACTTATAAGCGAAGTCTTGCGAAATGATTCATCGATACCAACCACAAACAACAGTAGCAAACTAATTGACACTAATGTGGCAAGCCTAAAGTGCATGGACCAAAACCTACAAAAGAACAAACCTGACAAGGGTCCAGCAGGTTTTCATGATCCACAACTACAGCATGTTTGGAGGCCTCAAAGAGGTTTTCCCGAACGTGCAGTGGGGATCCTTAAAGCTTGGTTGTTTGAACATTTTCTTCATCC TTATCCAACAGACATTGACAAACACATGTTGGCCACTCAGACAGGACTTTCGCGAAACCAG GTATCGAATTGGTTTATCAATGCTCGAGTTCGTGTGTGGAAGCCGATGGTTGAGGAAGTACACATGCTTGATAAAAAAACAACAGATACCGGTGAGAGTTCCAGTCCAAACGAGGGAACTTTTGGCACTGTAAGTAGTTCTAACCAGCTCCGAATGGATAAGGCATCAAACAAGTACGTTATGCAATCAATACCTGAAGACCAAATTCAATATATGGAATTTGGTTCAATATCTATAGATACAAATGCAGAGGAAAATGAAGCGGAACAATGGAGACAAGAGAAGCGGTCGAAATTGGAATGCGGAATGAGTTCAAGAATGGATGGAACATTGATGGATTTTTTACCATATAGACATAGTGGACATGATGTTGTGCAATCACTTGGATTGGATCTGTTTCATTGA
- the LOC123899054 gene encoding kiwellin-like: MAHISNLIFLASIFLFNIILSIPFLTNAQSSCNGPCKTLDDCSGQLICINGKCNDDPDIGTHICGGTPSPPSGGGGNCQSSGTLICEGKSHPQYKCSPPILSSTQALLTFNDFSEGGDGGGPSECDNQYHDNSERVVALSTGWYNGGSRCGRMIRITARNGRSVTAKVVDECDSVNGCDKEHAGQPPCLNNIVDGSVAVWNALGLNTDVGVEQVTWSMA, from the exons ATGGCTCACATATCAAATCTTATTTTTCTAGCTTCCATTTTCCTTTTCAACATTATTCTAAGCATTCCATTCCTCACAAACGCTCAATCCTCATGCAATGGACCGTGCAAAACTCTTGATGATTGTTCTGGTCAACTCATTTGCATCAATGGTAAATGCAACGATGACCCTGACATTGGGACCCACATTTGCGGTGGGACACCATCGCCACCAAGTGGCGGGGGTGGCAACTGTCAATCCTCCGGCACACTAATCTGCGAGGGAAAATCACACCCTCAATATAAGTGTTCTCCACCAATTTTGTCCTCCACACAAGCATTACTCACGTTCAACGATTTCAGTGAAG GCGGAGACGGAGGAGGTCCGTCAGAGTGCGACAATCAATACCATGATAACTCAGAAAGAGTGGTGGCATTGTCCACCGGGTGGTACAACGGAGGTTCAAGATGTGGAAGAATGATTAGAATCACGGCGAGGAATGGGAGGAGTGTGACTGCGAAAGTGGTGGACGAGTGTGATTCGGTGAATGGTTGTGATAAGGAGCACGCGGGTCAGCCACCTTGTCTCAACAATATTGTGGATGGATCAGTTGCTGTGTGGAATGCCTTGGGGTTGAATACAGATGTGGGTGTAGAACAAGTTACATGGTCTATGGCTTGA